Part of the Salinimonas lutimaris genome, GTCAGTATCGATGTGCCCTCGGGCCTGGATGCCGACACCGGTCAGTCGATGGGGCGCTGTATTCAGGCAACCGTAACGGTTACGCTGGTAGGCATCAAGCCGGGACTGACCACCGGCGCGGGTAAACAGTCCTGCGGACGTCTGGTGTTTGAGGATTTAGGTATCTCCAAAGCGTTTGGCCAGCTGGCACGGCCGTTTGCCAGCTGGCTGGATATACAACAGTTTATTGGACTGGGTCCCCGTGACGTGCACAGCCATAAAGGGTCGTACGGCCGGTTATTATGTGTGGGCGCTAACCGTGGTACCGCCGGGGCTATCCGGCTGGCTGGTGAAGCGGCCTTACGTTCTGGCGCAGGCATGGTGCGCGCTTATGTTCACGAAAGTTCCGCGGTGCAGGTCAGTGCGGGCCGGCCTGAACTAATGGTCACCAGTGAAGGGCTGGAGCAGGCGCTGGAATGGGCCAGTTGTGTGGTGATTGGCCCGGGGCTGGGTCAGGATGACTGGGCTCAGTTTACCTTTGAGACGGTGCTCAAGCATTGTCAAAGTGAGCAAAAGCCGGTGGTAATTGATGCCGATGCGCTGAACCTGCTGAGTCGGCAAGCCACAGCCTACACTCTGAACGATTGTATTTTAACACCGCATGCCGGAGAAGCCTCACGCTTACTAGGTGTATCGGTGGAGGATGTGGAAGGCGAACGCTTCAATTATGCAAAACAGTGTGCCCAGCGGTATCATGCTACCTGTGTGTTAAAAGGCGCCGGTACCATCAT contains:
- a CDS encoding NAD(P)H-hydrate dehydratase, whose product is MLDTQLTTSLSYKLFRADEVRNNEQEAASQSGCEMFTLMERAGEAVFRQCQHLLPNTDVYLVLVGQGNNAGDGYIAASYAKQAGKQVHVCAVEPQRTLDGDAGRAQERWLEAGGTIERFDAALLNKAGLVIDALLGTGINTYIRNEFAEIIDAVNQSDTPVVSIDVPSGLDADTGQSMGRCIQATVTVTLVGIKPGLTTGAGKQSCGRLVFEDLGISKAFGQLARPFASWLDIQQFIGLGPRDVHSHKGSYGRLLCVGANRGTAGAIRLAGEAALRSGAGMVRAYVHESSAVQVSAGRPELMVTSEGLEQALEWASCVVIGPGLGQDDWAQFTFETVLKHCQSEQKPVVIDADALNLLSRQATAYTLNDCILTPHAGEASRLLGVSVEDVEGERFNYAKQCAQRYHATCVLKGAGTIIDNETSVAVCRHGNPAMATAGSGDVLSGILGALLAQGLSTEMASRYGVTLHAKAGDELAELYGQRGMIASDLFDAVRVLINQ